A window of the Chrysemys picta bellii isolate R12L10 chromosome 24, ASM1138683v2, whole genome shotgun sequence genome harbors these coding sequences:
- the MLX gene encoding max-like protein X isoform X2 encodes MVGRCDWLMRGGHMTRVHGKMAEQAGASPEDPWGKVDSAYSDSGLDPYDEDSDYHQETYKESYKDRRRRAHTQAEQKRRDAIKKGYDDLQTIVPTCQQQDFSIGSQKLSKAIVLQKTIDYIQFLHKEKKKQEEEVSTLRKDVTALKIMKVNYEQIVKAHQDNPNEGKDQVSDQVKFNVFQGIMDSLFQSFNASISVTSFQELSACVFSWIEEHCKPQTLRDIVLGVLHQLKNQLY; translated from the exons ATGGTCGGACGCTGTGATTGGCTGATGCGGGGAGGTCACATGACCCGAGTGCACGGGAAGATGGCGGAGCAGGCGGGCGCCTCGCCCGAAGACCCCTGGGGGAAG GTGGATTCTGCATATAGTGACAGTGGACTGGATCCCT ATGACGAAGACAGCGATTATCACCAGGAAACCTACAAAGAGTCGTACAAGGACCGGCGCAGACGCGCCCACACCCAGGCTGAGCAGAAGAGACGAGATGCCATCAAG AAAGGCTACGATGACTTGCAGACCATTGTTCCcacatgccagcagcaggactTCTCCATTGGCTCCCAGAAACTGAGCAAAGCCATCGTCCTGCAGAAAA CCATTGACTACATTCAGTTCCTCCATAAGGAGAAGAAGAAGCAGGAGGAGGAAGTTTCTACACTCAGGAAAGATGTCACAGCTTTGAAGATCATGAAAGT AAACTATGAGCAGATTGTGAAAGCTCATCAGGATAATCCAAATGAGGGGAAAGACCAGGTCTCTGACCAAGTCAAGTTTAATGTTTTCCAAGGCATCATGGATTCACTGTTCCAGTCCTTTAATGCCTCCATCTCGGTAACAAGTTTTCAGGAACTTTCAGCCTGTGTCTTCAGCTGGATTGAAGAGCATTGTAAACCACAG ACTCTGCGGGACATCGTGCTGGGGGTTCTGCATCAGCTGAAGAATCAGCTCTATTGA
- the MLX gene encoding max-like protein X isoform X1 produces MVGRCDWLMRGGHMTRVHGKMAEQAGASPEDPWGKVDSAYSDSGLDPSLFVESTRKGSIVSRANSIGSTSASSVPNTDDEDSDYHQETYKESYKDRRRRAHTQAEQKRRDAIKKGYDDLQTIVPTCQQQDFSIGSQKLSKAIVLQKTIDYIQFLHKEKKKQEEEVSTLRKDVTALKIMKVNYEQIVKAHQDNPNEGKDQVSDQVKFNVFQGIMDSLFQSFNASISVTSFQELSACVFSWIEEHCKPQTLRDIVLGVLHQLKNQLY; encoded by the exons ATGGTCGGACGCTGTGATTGGCTGATGCGGGGAGGTCACATGACCCGAGTGCACGGGAAGATGGCGGAGCAGGCGGGCGCCTCGCCCGAAGACCCCTGGGGGAAG GTGGATTCTGCATATAGTGACAGTGGACTGGATCCCT CGCTCTTTGTGGAAAGCACTAGGAAAGGAAGCATAGTGTCCCGAGCTAACAGCATTGGCTCCACCAGTGCCTCCTCAGTCCCCAATACAG ATGACGAAGACAGCGATTATCACCAGGAAACCTACAAAGAGTCGTACAAGGACCGGCGCAGACGCGCCCACACCCAGGCTGAGCAGAAGAGACGAGATGCCATCAAG AAAGGCTACGATGACTTGCAGACCATTGTTCCcacatgccagcagcaggactTCTCCATTGGCTCCCAGAAACTGAGCAAAGCCATCGTCCTGCAGAAAA CCATTGACTACATTCAGTTCCTCCATAAGGAGAAGAAGAAGCAGGAGGAGGAAGTTTCTACACTCAGGAAAGATGTCACAGCTTTGAAGATCATGAAAGT AAACTATGAGCAGATTGTGAAAGCTCATCAGGATAATCCAAATGAGGGGAAAGACCAGGTCTCTGACCAAGTCAAGTTTAATGTTTTCCAAGGCATCATGGATTCACTGTTCCAGTCCTTTAATGCCTCCATCTCGGTAACAAGTTTTCAGGAACTTTCAGCCTGTGTCTTCAGCTGGATTGAAGAGCATTGTAAACCACAG ACTCTGCGGGACATCGTGCTGGGGGTTCTGCATCAGCTGAAGAATCAGCTCTATTGA
- the PSMC3IP gene encoding homologous-pairing protein 2 homolog isoform X2: MSKARESPAATGGAAAILLRYLRDQNRPHSAQDAFGNLQREHGLGKTDQFPTVSDSELKALDNEISELSSKVQTLQQSCRHMESELKDLNGSMTTPEMIKEIEELKKDCASYTEKLERIKSAANHVTPEEKEKVYNEKKLYCKEWRRRKRMATELLDAILEGYPKSKKQFFEEVGIETDEDYNVTLPVAV, from the exons GAGGAGCCGCTGCAATCCTGCTCCGCTACCTCCGGGACCAGAATCGGCCACACAGCGCCCAGGACGCCTTCGGGAACCTGCAGCGGGAGCATGGGCTGGGCAAGACG gATCAGTTTCCCACAGTGAGTGACTCTGAGCTTAAAGCCTTGGACAACGAAATCTCGGAACTTTCTTCAAAAGTACAAACCCTTCAACAGAGCTGCCGCCATATGGAATCAG AACTGAAGGATCTGAATGGCTCAATGACAACCCCAGAGATGATTAAAGAGATTGAAGAGTTAAAAAAAGATTGTGCCAGTTACACAGAGAAACTGGAGCGAATTAAATCTGCAGCCAACCATGTGACTCCTGAAGAGAAAGAGAAG GTTTACAACGAGAAAAAGCTGTACTGCAaagaatggaggaggaggaagagaatg GCGACTGAGCTCCTTGATGCGATTCTGGAGGGCTACCCCAAAAGCAAGAAACAGTTCTTT GAGGAAGTTGGGATAGAGACGGATGAGGATTACAATGTCACTTTGCCGGTGGCTGTCTGA
- the PSMC3IP gene encoding homologous-pairing protein 2 homolog isoform X1, producing the protein MSKARESPAATGGAAAILLRYLRDQNRPHSAQDAFGNLQREHGLGKTAVVKALEQLAQQGKIREKAYGKQKIYFPDQDQFPTVSDSELKALDNEISELSSKVQTLQQSCRHMESELKDLNGSMTTPEMIKEIEELKKDCASYTEKLERIKSAANHVTPEEKEKVYNEKKLYCKEWRRRKRMATELLDAILEGYPKSKKQFFEEVGIETDEDYNVTLPVAV; encoded by the exons GAGGAGCCGCTGCAATCCTGCTCCGCTACCTCCGGGACCAGAATCGGCCACACAGCGCCCAGGACGCCTTCGGGAACCTGCAGCGGGAGCATGGGCTGGGCAAGACG GCTGTGGTGAAAGCACTGGAGCAGCTGGCTCAACAAGGGAAAATAAGAGAGAAGGCTTATGGGAAACAGAAAATATACTTTCCAGACCAG gATCAGTTTCCCACAGTGAGTGACTCTGAGCTTAAAGCCTTGGACAACGAAATCTCGGAACTTTCTTCAAAAGTACAAACCCTTCAACAGAGCTGCCGCCATATGGAATCAG AACTGAAGGATCTGAATGGCTCAATGACAACCCCAGAGATGATTAAAGAGATTGAAGAGTTAAAAAAAGATTGTGCCAGTTACACAGAGAAACTGGAGCGAATTAAATCTGCAGCCAACCATGTGACTCCTGAAGAGAAAGAGAAG GTTTACAACGAGAAAAAGCTGTACTGCAaagaatggaggaggaggaagagaatg GCGACTGAGCTCCTTGATGCGATTCTGGAGGGCTACCCCAAAAGCAAGAAACAGTTCTTT GAGGAAGTTGGGATAGAGACGGATGAGGATTACAATGTCACTTTGCCGGTGGCTGTCTGA